DNA sequence from the Armatimonadota bacterium genome:
GAGCAGACCGTCCTCCAGGGGGTGCGTCTAGTGGCCCGTCCGGGCCAGCTCACGGCCCTTCTGGGCCCCAACGGCTCCGGGAAGTCCACGGTGCTGCGGGTGGTGTACGGCCTTCTCCGACCCCGGCGGGGGACCGTGTGGGTGGACGGGAGGGAGGTAAGCTGGGTGCCCGCACACCGGCGGGTGGACCTTGGCATGGGGTATCTCCCCCAGGGCCGGAGCGTGTTCCCCGGCCTCACGGTGCAGGAGAACCTGGAGGTGGGGACCTGGGCCCTCCCGCGCCCCGCCCGGCGGGCCGCCCTGGACCGGGTGTACGAGCGGTACCCCGCCCTGAAAGCCTGGTGGGACCGGCCGGCCGGAATCCTCAGCGGCGGACAGCAGCGCCTGGTGGAGATCGCCCGGATGATGGTCGCGGATCCCTGGCTGATCCTCCTGGACGAGCCCACGGCGGGTCTGGCGCCGGTGGCCGCGCAGGAGATCTACGAGGAGGTGGCCCGATTGCGCCGCGAGGGGCGGACGGTGCTGCTCGTGGATCAGAACGTCCGGGCCGCGGTCTCCCTCGCGGACCACGTCTACACCCTGGCCTTTGGCCGCAATCAACTGGAGGGGACGAGGGAGGAGTTCCAGCAGCGGATGCACGCGGTGGTCCGGGACTGGCTGCGGGTGTGAGGAGGAGATGACGCCGGCCCTGTTGGTGGAGGCGGTGGTCAACGGTGTGCTCCTGGGCCTGGTGTACGCCCTGGTCTCCGTGGGGCTCAGCCTCACCCTGGGCGTGCTGGGGATCGTGAACATGGCCCACAGCGCCTTCGTCATGCTGGGGTCTTTCTTCGCCCTCGAGATGCTGCGGTGGTGGGGGATTTCGCCGGTACTCGCCGCTGTGGCCGCGGCCCCCGTGTTCTTCGGGGCCGGGGCGGCGGTGCACCGGTTGCTGCTCCGGCGTACCGCGTCTACCTCGGAGGCCATGGGCCTGCTGGTCCTGTTCGGTCTCCTGCTTGTGCTGGAGAACGGCTCCATCCTGGTGTGGACCACGGACACCCGGGTCCTCCCGTGGCAGACGGCGCAGGCGGTGCTTTCCGTGGGAGGGTTCCGGGTGGCGTTGGGGCGCGTGCTGGCCGCAGGCCTCGCCCTGGGAATGATCGTGGGCCTGGATCTCCTTCTTCGCCGCACCCTGCTGGGGAAGGTGGTGCGTGCGGTCGGGCAGAACCCGGACGCCGCCACCGTGCTCGGTGTGGACGTGGCGCGGGTCTCCATGGTGGTGGTGGGAGCGGGGACGGCCACGGCCGCCATGGGAGGGGTGGCCCTGGCCCTGATGTTCCCGTTCGCGCCTCAAGAACATCTGCGCTGGCTGGCTTGGGCCTTCCTCGTGGTGGTGGTGGGCGGGTTGGGAGACGTGCGGAGCACCCTCCTCGCGGGACTTCTCGTGGGGCAGTTGGAGGCCCTGGCCGGGGTGCTGCTCCCCTTCCAGTACGTGTACGCGGTGCTTTACGCGTTC
Encoded proteins:
- a CDS encoding ABC transporter ATP-binding protein, with translation MSGRSPEVRVVDVEAGYYPEQTVLQGVRLVARPGQLTALLGPNGSGKSTVLRVVYGLLRPRRGTVWVDGREVSWVPAHRRVDLGMGYLPQGRSVFPGLTVQENLEVGTWALPRPARRAALDRVYERYPALKAWWDRPAGILSGGQQRLVEIARMMVADPWLILLDEPTAGLAPVAAQEIYEEVARLRREGRTVLLVDQNVRAAVSLADHVYTLAFGRNQLEGTREEFQQRMHAVVRDWLRV
- a CDS encoding branched-chain amino acid ABC transporter permease, which translates into the protein MTPALLVEAVVNGVLLGLVYALVSVGLSLTLGVLGIVNMAHSAFVMLGSFFALEMLRWWGISPVLAAVAAAPVFFGAGAAVHRLLLRRTASTSEAMGLLVLFGLLLVLENGSILVWTTDTRVLPWQTAQAVLSVGGFRVALGRVLAAGLALGMIVGLDLLLRRTLLGKVVRAVGQNPDAATVLGVDVARVSMVVVGAGTATAAMGGVALALMFPFAPQEHLRWLAWAFLVVVVGGLGDVRSTLLAGLLVGQLEALAGVLLPFQYVYAVLYAFLALTLIFRGRGLQGVQERIL